DNA sequence from the Candidatus Omnitrophota bacterium genome:
ATCCACATCGGTGTCTCCGGCTGCCTTCACAACAAGGCCGAAGCCGCCGTGATAAGCGAAGAGCTCAAGCATGTGATTCAAAAAGCCGACCGGCGTTTTCACGCTGCTCTTACCGGAGGGGCCGGACGAAAAATCAACGCTCACGGATGTTTCCTTCGTCTTTCTTATAATTTTTGATTTTTTCATATTCCTACCTTCCTTATCTCTATGGATTTTTTGTGGTTATCCATGCCCTCAGCTCCGGCGATCACTCCGGCAGCGCCGCTGTCGGACTCAAAGCCGGCCTTGCCGTAACTTATCTCGGCGTAACTCCTCAGAAAAGAACCCGCGTTCAGCCCGGAAGAAAAAACCGCGCCCCTTCCCGTGGGC
Encoded proteins:
- the hisB gene encoding imidazoleglycerol-phosphate dehydratase (catalyzes the dehydration of D-erythro-1-(imidazol-4-yl)glycerol 3-phosphate to 3-(imidazol-4-yl)-2-oxopropyl phosphate in histidine biosynthesis) — its product is MKKSKIIRKTKETSVSVDFSSGPSGKSSVKTPVGFLNHMLELFAYHGGFGLVVKAAGDTDVD